In Gammaproteobacteria bacterium, one DNA window encodes the following:
- a CDS encoding molybdopterin molybdotransferase MoeA, producing the protein MKLIPYRDACTTLAAACTPGPEESVSARRALGAVASRPVIGAVASPAFNNAAMDGFAICAADTAGAAEDSPVELPVVGELKVGAYAEAAKPGSGCALRVATGALTPPSLDTVVPLEQAAVIERSGATMLRFLKPVEQGRNLRIMGEEYPAGAAFDFTGERLHAGHVALLSAAGINELHVRTPPPLGLLTTGDEVRPPGAPLAPGEIANVNAAWMTAWCAERRVPVAHAQHVQDDPGDLARGFQDARESGARVLVSSGSASAGNHDVLRGALRELGARIVFHGVAMRPGKPALFALLDDGTPVFGLPGNPLATAAGMRFLVWPGIRAILAMKPEKPQRKPLAHACDLREGHTHFLLARRCTESEALKLVHPQRPGQAGALAAADCWLRLAGGRHEEGALAASYPL; encoded by the coding sequence ATGAAGTTGATCCCCTATCGCGATGCTTGCACCACCCTTGCCGCGGCCTGTACGCCGGGGCCGGAGGAGTCGGTTTCCGCTCGCCGGGCCCTGGGTGCGGTTGCTTCCCGGCCCGTCATTGGCGCCGTCGCCTCGCCGGCATTCAACAACGCGGCCATGGACGGCTTTGCCATATGCGCCGCGGACACGGCGGGCGCCGCGGAAGATTCTCCGGTGGAGCTTCCCGTAGTTGGCGAGCTCAAGGTCGGTGCGTACGCGGAAGCCGCGAAGCCCGGGTCCGGGTGCGCCCTTCGGGTTGCCACGGGCGCCCTGACGCCACCCTCGCTGGACACGGTCGTACCTCTGGAGCAGGCGGCGGTGATCGAGCGGTCCGGCGCGACGATGTTGCGTTTTCTGAAGCCCGTCGAGCAAGGACGGAACCTGCGCATCATGGGCGAGGAGTATCCGGCCGGCGCCGCTTTCGATTTCACCGGCGAGCGCCTTCACGCCGGGCATGTCGCGCTCTTGTCCGCTGCCGGAATCAACGAGTTGCACGTTCGCACGCCGCCCCCGCTGGGCCTGCTGACGACGGGCGACGAGGTGCGCCCTCCCGGCGCCCCGCTCGCTCCAGGAGAGATAGCCAACGTCAACGCAGCCTGGATGACTGCCTGGTGCGCAGAGCGGCGGGTCCCCGTGGCGCACGCGCAACACGTTCAGGATGATCCCGGCGATCTGGCGCGCGGGTTTCAGGACGCCCGCGAATCCGGCGCCCGGGTCCTCGTCTCAAGCGGGTCCGCCTCAGCGGGGAATCACGATGTTCTGCGGGGAGCGCTGCGGGAACTGGGGGCTCGAATCGTTTTTCACGGCGTCGCGATGCGGCCCGGCAAACCGGCCCTGTTCGCGCTGCTGGACGACGGGACCCCCGTATTCGGGCTTCCGGGCAATCCGCTGGCCACGGCCGCCGGCATGCGCTTCCTGGTCTGGCCCGGCATTCGCGCCATCCTGGCGATGAAGCCCGAAAAACCCCAACGCAAGCCGCTCGCTCACGCCTGCGACCTGCGCGAAGGCCACACACACTTCCTCCTGGCCCGCCGCTGCACCGAATCGGAAGCACTGAAGCTGGTGCACCCCCAACGCCCCGGCCAGGCCGGCGCCCTCGCCGCCGCCGACTGCTGGCTCCGCCTCGCCGGCGGCCGCCACGAAGAAGGCGCCCTCGCCGCCTCCTACCCCCTCTGA
- a CDS encoding MFS transporter, whose amino-acid sequence MNNTPQRPSPLVAWYAVGVLMIAFIFSFLDRLILSLLVPPIMRDLEIDNFAIGLLGGLYFAVFYALMGLPIGRLADRSSRRLIVAAGIFLWSLMTAACGLARNFWHLALARVGVGVGEATLSPCAYSLISDYFPRDRIGTALGVFQCAAFIGAGVAFLVGAQVIELVAAIPFDRLPPALADLLTQFKPWQLAFIIVGLPGVLVALLALTMREPPRQGLMEGVEQKIPWPVVIDFFSKRWRMFLAHFFGFAILAAPIANLLLWGPTHLIRNLGYTASEAGQYLGWILLLCSPAAVFAGGWFTDFLRRRGRVDAPLWVGIIAAAALTPLCLVTTQLDSPFWTMVLFCPYAFFGCFAVASGPAALQLVTPNQLRATVSAVWMLALNILSAIAGPTAVGFVIDSVFGYNEAVGSSIALVGAVAAPIAGLFLFYGLKHFRAAARNA is encoded by the coding sequence ATGAACAACACGCCGCAACGGCCCAGCCCGCTGGTGGCCTGGTACGCCGTAGGCGTGCTGATGATCGCCTTCATCTTTTCGTTCCTGGACCGGCTGATTCTTTCGCTTCTGGTTCCGCCGATCATGCGGGACCTCGAAATCGACAACTTCGCCATCGGCCTGCTGGGAGGACTGTATTTCGCTGTCTTTTATGCCCTTATGGGCCTGCCGATCGGGCGGCTGGCGGACCGCAGCAGCCGGCGGCTGATCGTGGCCGCGGGCATATTCCTCTGGAGCCTGATGACGGCCGCCTGCGGACTGGCGCGCAACTTCTGGCACCTGGCGCTGGCGCGGGTCGGCGTGGGCGTCGGAGAAGCGACCCTGTCGCCCTGCGCCTACTCGCTGATCAGCGACTACTTCCCCAGGGACCGGATCGGCACCGCGCTGGGCGTGTTCCAGTGCGCCGCCTTCATCGGCGCGGGCGTCGCGTTCCTGGTGGGCGCCCAGGTAATCGAGCTGGTCGCCGCGATCCCCTTCGATCGCCTTCCCCCCGCGCTAGCCGACCTGCTGACGCAGTTCAAGCCCTGGCAGCTTGCGTTCATCATCGTGGGCCTGCCCGGCGTGCTGGTGGCGTTGCTGGCGCTCACGATGCGCGAGCCTCCGCGCCAGGGTCTCATGGAGGGCGTGGAACAGAAAATCCCCTGGCCCGTCGTGATCGATTTCTTCTCGAAGCGGTGGCGCATGTTCCTGGCGCACTTTTTCGGTTTCGCCATACTGGCCGCGCCGATCGCCAACCTGCTGCTGTGGGGACCGACTCACCTGATCCGCAACCTCGGCTACACGGCATCCGAGGCCGGCCAGTACCTGGGATGGATTCTCCTGCTCTGCTCGCCGGCGGCAGTCTTTGCCGGCGGCTGGTTCACCGATTTCCTGAGAAGGCGCGGGCGGGTCGACGCCCCGCTGTGGGTGGGCATCATCGCGGCGGCGGCGCTGACTCCGCTGTGCCTGGTCACGACGCAGCTCGACAGCCCGTTCTGGACGATGGTGCTGTTCTGTCCCTACGCTTTCTTCGGATGCTTCGCGGTGGCCAGCGGCCCGGCGGCGCTGCAACTGGTGACGCCCAATCAGTTGCGCGCCACGGTTTCGGCGGTCTGGATGCTGGCGCTGAATATCCTGTCGGCAATTGCCGGGCCCACCGCGGTGGGCTTCGTCATCGACAGCGTCTTCGGCTACAACGAGGCCGTGGGCAGCTCAATCGCGCTGGTCGGCGCAGTCGCTGCGCCCATAGCCGGCCTTTTCCTGTTCTACGGCCTAAAACACTTCCGCGCCGCCGCCCGCAACGCCTAA